A genomic region of Fusarium falciforme chromosome 4, complete sequence contains the following coding sequences:
- a CDS encoding DAO domain-containing protein: protein MAKITIVGSGIIGLAIASQLSRHHEVTVIARDFPGDKPSIKWASPWAGANFVAGGCSSARERRMQMDAFTELWRLAIRHPESSVKRLPMEEFYDNERSDDDFWFKDFIPGFRFLPKDQLPEGVRGGITYMTIVVNPHIFMPWLKRNLESSGVKFRRMDLDSLSDAHHLGHDVLINATGEGPKYLSDIKDQNMDLLRGQTMIIKSGYKKSFMRDDGNTYTYVIPRLDGTVILGGIRDPDVENTEVDIEIDKDIVTRINRSLPEHFSADLADYEVVGHNVGIRPYRSSGMRIEKETKNGQNIVHAYGKWYVVSNNLGLRDTGITGGGFIYSFGVAREVVKLVDEFLFPDGKARI from the exons ATGGCAAAAATCACAATTGTCGGATCTGG CATCATCGGCCTGGCCATAGCATCGCAGCTCTCTCGGCACCACGAGGTCACCGTCATCGCAAGAGACTTTCCTGGGGATAAGCCTTCTATCAAGTGGGCTAGTCCTTGGGCGGGAGCCAACTTTGTCGCTGGTGGTTGCTCCTCAGCTCGTGAGAGGAGGATGCAGATGGATGCGTTCACTGAGCTATGGAGATTAGCTATTAGACACCCTGAATCCAGTGTCAAAAGACTGCCAATGGAGGAGTTCTATGACAACGAGAGGAGCGATGATGATTTCTGGTTCAAGGACTTTATCCCAGGA TTTCGCTTCCTACCCAAGGATCAACTACCAGAAGGAGTCAGGGGCGGGATAACCT ACATGACCATTGTGGTCAACCCACATATCTTCATGCCCTGGCTGAAGCGGAACCTCGAGAGCTCGGGCGTCAAGTTCAGGCGCATGGACCTGGACTCTCTATCTGACGCTCATCATCTTGGTCACGATGTTCTCATTAATGCTACTGGTGAGGGACCAAAGTATCTGAGCGATATCAAGGATCAGAACATGGATCTTCTCCGTGGGCAGACCATGATCATCAAGAGCGGCTACAAGAAGTCTTTTATGCGGGACGACGGCAACACCTATACCTACGTGATCCCCCGTCTAGATGGAACGGTAATTCTTGGGGGAATACGAGACCCAGATGTTGA GAACACCGAGGTGGATATTGAGATCGACAAAGAT ATTGTTACAAGAATCAACCGAAGCCTGCCAGAACACTTCTCTGCTGACCTTGCCGACTACGAGGTCGTGGGTCACAATGTGGGCATACGGCCATACAGGTCTTCTGGGATGCGCATCGAAAAGGAGACGAAGAACGGTCAAAACATTGTCCATGCCTACGGTAAGTGGTATGTCGTCAGTAACAACCTGGGACTAAGGGACACAGGTATTACTGGAGGAGGCTTTATCTACAGCTTTGGGGTTGCGCGGGAAGTTGTGAAGCTGGTGGACGAGTTTCTGTTCCCCGATGGAAAAGCAAGAATTTGA